From Thermoleophilum album:
AGCCGCTAACCAGCGAGCCTGTGTCGGCCCTTCCTGCGCCTGCGCTTGAGAACCTGCCGCCCCTGGCGGGTTCTCATGCGCTTTCGAAAGCCGTGCGTGCGTGCTCGACGACGTTTTTTTGGTTGATAGGTGCGTTTCATCGCTGTCCCGTTCCCGACTGGGTGACCACTGAGGCGACCTCGCGCGGGCGCGCGAAGTATAGGGCGTCGAACGC
This genomic window contains:
- the rpmH gene encoding 50S ribosomal protein L34; this encodes MKRTYQPKKRRRARTHGFRKRMRTRQGRQVLKRRRRKGRHRLAG